One segment of Capricornis sumatraensis isolate serow.1 chromosome 23, serow.2, whole genome shotgun sequence DNA contains the following:
- the LOC138070455 gene encoding homeobox protein NANOG: MSVGPACPQSLLGPEASNSRESSPMPQESYASLQMSSADTLDTDIVSPLPSSMDLLIQDSPDSSTSPRVKPLSPSSEESTEKEEKVPVKKQKIRTVFSQTQLCVLNDRFQRQKYLSLQQMQELSNILNLSYKQVKTWFQNQRMKCKKWQKNNWPRNSNGVPQGPATTEYPGFYSYHQGCLVNSPGNLPMWGNQTWKNPTWSNQSWNSQSWSNHSWNSQAWCPQAWNNQPWNNQFNNYMEEFLQPGIQLQQNSPVCDLEATLGTAGENYNVIQQTVKYFSSQQQITDLFPNYPLNIQPEDL, from the coding sequence ATGAGTGTGGGCCCAGCTTGTCCCCAAAGCCTGCTTGGCCCCGAAGCATCCAACTCTAGGGAATCTTCACCCATGCCTCAAGAAAGTTACGCGTCCTTGCAAATGTCATCTGCTGACACCCTCGACACGGACAttgtctctcctcttccttcctccatgGATCTGCTTATTCAGGACAGTCCTGATTCTTCCACAAGCCCCAGAGTGAAACCACTGTCCCCATCTTCGGAGGAGagcacagagaaggaagagaaggtccccgtcaagaaacaaaagatcagaaCTGTGTTCTCACAGACCCAGCTGTGTGTGCTCAATGACAGATTTCAGAGGCAGAAATACCTCAGTCTCCAGCAAATGCAAGAACTTTCCAACATCTTGAACCTCAGCTACAAGCAGGTGAAGACCTGGTTCCAGAACCAGAGAATGAAATGTAAGAAATGGCAGAAAAACAACTGGCCGAGGAATAGCAATGGTGTGCCTCAGGGCCCAGCAACGACAGAATACCCGGGCTTCTATTCCTACCATCAGGGGTGTTTGGTGAATTCTCCTGGAAACCTGCCCATGTGGGGTAACCAGACCTGGAAAAACCCCACGTGGAGCAATCAGAGCTGGAACAGTCAGTCTTGGAGCAACCACTCCTGGAACAGTCAGGCCTGGTGCCCCCAAGCCTGGAATAACCAGCCTTGGAACAATCAGTTCAACAACTACATGGAGGAATTCCTGCAGCCCGGGATCCAGCTCCAGCAGAATTCTCCCGTCTGTGATCTGGAGGCAACCCTGGGAACTGCTGGGGAAAATTATAACGTAATACAGCAAACTGTCAAGTATTTCAGTTCCCAGCAGCAAATCACTGATTTATTCCCAAACTACCCTCTCAACATACAGCCTGAAGATTTGTAA